A stretch of the Gossypium hirsutum isolate 1008001.06 chromosome D07, Gossypium_hirsutum_v2.1, whole genome shotgun sequence genome encodes the following:
- the LOC107953318 gene encoding uncharacterized protein, translated as MEADHPWETLDIDDCGLPSLLRPCNHKPLKSTPPFPLISQSLSPTSNSSLPSSPNLIPGPAGAVQAAMLRKLHYNNNSSCIGEDPVPTQEYIRRAVVDPAAAADDDFSRDPWLFALEFIRREGLVDNGGTIGTPLSWIKTEPKLGNRKVAQVVAIIKSCTANGLGDLMVTLKDPTGTIDASIHGKVLVDGRFAKDITVGTVLILQKVSVFSPMCSARYLNITLNNVVKAIPKDTEPLSELKHTSRVISTANGIGNTKETWNQQKVSSLSPDRNANIMDNLGQTGYMRRRVLNDNGNEADATLGSRCCVNGRNRSQNGSAGKEPSTSQVITNGMEKAALLAGINGLEENVVVKKQPGSQNVVGRDNHLKSKQSSGDPNLFGIANERESVTIDADKERRDVPISRGSLPQWTDEQLDELCSFD; from the exons ATGGAAGCAGACCACCCCTGGGAAACTCTAGACATTGACGATTGTGGCCTCCCTTCCCTTCTCCGCCCCTGCAATCACAAGCCCCTAAAATCTACCCCGCCCTTTCCCCTCATCTCCCAATCACTATCTCCCACCTCGAACTCTTCACTGCCCTCTTCCCCGAACCTCATCCCTGGCCCTGCTGGAGCCGTTCAAGCCGCTATGCTTCGCAAACTTCATTACAATAACAATTCCTCCTGCATCGGTGAGGACCCCGTTCCTACCCAGGAGTACATTAGGAGGGCCGTCGTGGATCCTGCCGCCGCCGCCGACGATGACTTCTCGCGTGATCCCTGGCTTTTCGCCCTCGAATTCATACGCcgtgaag GTTTGGTTGATAATGGCGGGACAATTGGTACTCCCTTGAGTTGGATCAAAACTGAACCTAAACTGGGCAATAGAAAAGTAGCACAG GTTGTTGCCATTATCAAATCCTGTACCGCAAATGGTCTTGGTGATCTTATGGTGACTCTCAAG GATCCTACAGGTACAATTGATGCTAGCATCCATGGCAAAGTCCTAGTTGATGGACGCTTTGCAAAGGACATAACTGTTGGCACGGTTTTGATACTGCAGAAG GTTTCAGTTTTCTCACCTATGTGCTCTGCACGTTATCTCAATATAACGCTCAACAATGTCGTCAAG GCAATACCAAAGGATACTGAGCCTCTGTCAGAACTGAAGCATACATCAAGGGTCATATCTACTGCTAATGGCATTG GAAACACCAAAGAGACTTGGAACCAACAGAAAGTGTCCAGTCTGTCACCAGACAGAAATGCGAATATTATGGATAACCTCGGACAGACTGGTTATATGAGAAGGAGAGTGCTGAATGATAATGGAAATGAAGCAGACGCAACATTGGGAAGCAGATGCTGTGTTAATGGAAGAAATAGAAGTCAAAATGGTTCTGCAGGAAAGGAACCCTCAACAAGTCAGGTTATCACCAATGGAATGGAAAAAGCTGCATTGCTAGCCGGCATCAATGGCCTTGAGGAAAATGTTGTGGTCAAGAAGCAGCCGGGTTCACAGAATGTGGTAGGGAGAGACAATCACCTGAAAAGCAAGCAAAGCAGTGGTGATCCAAATTTGTTTGGCATTGCTAACGAGCGAGAGAGTGTAACTATTGATGCAGATAAGGAACGAAGAGATGTACCAATTTCAAGAGGCTCACTTCCGCAATGGACTGATGAACAATTAGATGAGTTGTGTtcatttgattga